From a region of the Leptospira kmetyi serovar Malaysia str. Bejo-Iso9 genome:
- the rpsG gene encoding 30S ribosomal protein S7 has protein sequence MSRRRGKVEPRKITPDPVYNDVQVAKFINCLMLSGEKSVAERLFYDALEIIQKKTGNDPYTTFREALENAKPQVEVKSRRVGGVTYQVPIEVRPERRLALGIRWLIRYSRDRNEKGMASKLAAEFIEAQKGTGSAIKKKEDIRKMAEANKAFSHYRW, from the coding sequence ATGTCTAGAAGAAGAGGAAAAGTTGAACCCCGGAAAATTACTCCGGATCCAGTTTACAACGACGTACAAGTTGCGAAGTTCATCAACTGCTTGATGCTGAGCGGAGAAAAATCCGTAGCGGAAAGATTATTCTACGATGCGTTGGAAATCATTCAGAAAAAAACCGGTAACGATCCTTATACCACTTTCCGTGAAGCATTAGAAAATGCTAAACCACAAGTGGAAGTAAAGTCCAGAAGAGTGGGCGGGGTTACGTATCAGGTTCCTATCGAAGTTCGTCCGGAAAGAAGACTGGCTCTCGGTATTCGTTGGTTGATCCGTTATTCCAGAGATAGAAACGAAAAAGGTATGGCTTCCAAGTTGGCCGCCGAGTTTATCGAAGCTCAAAAAGGAACCGGTTCCGCTATCAAGAAAAAAGAAGATATCCGGAAAATGGCGGAAGCGAACAAAGCTTTCTCCCATTATCGCTGGTAA
- a CDS encoding elongation factor G-like protein — MQILNIGIFAHIDAGKTTLLERILFETGKIRRPGTIEEGTTESDYLQEEIERGISIQSTLARVFWPNPKEPKVLFQFLDNPGHLDFQSQTSASLVVADLGIVLIDAFEGLKSQTLQNVEWLRKRKIPILFFLNKLDRKGIDITDSLVDLEAILEKEPVLLWKEGGDFSLLSDRSSDQSLLPLLEWDSELSEQYLKNPDNLAVLARDGFSRGFWKGEFFPVLGGAALHGDGVRELLGSLELLSKSFQPEFRPKEELGIAFKRELHPDLGRIVYIVASKEFPQNQEFWSISSKGKMDSLYYISTRDIEETKQALAREIIVVPELHSIQPGDVLYSSPQKEYRSELQPIRKQFQILLEPEADEHRDALWNSLQQLTWLDEGLEIKILPETGQIQLSGLGELHLEVSLSRLKEFYSYKVNVSGIKVARFELWKKMVIQGEFQHTAFDQKISSGLVQASLVSSNSFSKDVRFETKITETLEEAITSAFYEVVAKGFKGEEILGLDLIVHRYDPPDLSNETSSLVKVAVIKGLKDIIRNHTELIGPVSLLEILIPDTSMGDVLGVLSKRNAKIQNVVSVGDGKSLVHAKASTENLLGFASVLRNMTQGRGVLSLDSLFDSEHYYVITLVDSR; from the coding sequence ATGCAGATTTTAAACATAGGAATCTTTGCGCATATCGATGCCGGCAAAACCACTCTTTTGGAAAGAATTCTTTTCGAGACCGGCAAAATCCGTAGACCCGGAACGATCGAAGAGGGCACCACCGAATCCGATTATTTACAAGAGGAGATCGAACGAGGGATTTCCATTCAATCCACACTCGCGAGGGTTTTTTGGCCGAACCCGAAAGAACCCAAGGTTCTGTTTCAATTCTTAGATAATCCTGGACATCTCGATTTTCAAAGTCAGACGAGCGCTTCTCTTGTGGTCGCCGATCTGGGCATCGTTCTCATCGACGCGTTCGAAGGTCTGAAATCGCAAACGCTTCAAAACGTGGAATGGCTTCGAAAACGAAAAATTCCGATTCTATTCTTTTTAAACAAACTCGATCGAAAGGGAATCGACATCACGGATTCGCTCGTGGATCTCGAAGCGATTTTGGAAAAAGAACCGGTTCTTCTTTGGAAGGAAGGTGGAGATTTTTCACTTTTGTCGGATCGTAGTTCCGACCAATCCTTGTTGCCGTTGTTGGAATGGGATTCCGAATTGTCGGAACAATATCTCAAAAACCCCGACAACCTCGCCGTTCTGGCCCGAGACGGCTTTTCGCGCGGGTTCTGGAAGGGAGAATTCTTCCCCGTTCTCGGAGGCGCGGCCTTGCACGGAGACGGAGTGCGGGAACTCCTCGGTTCTCTGGAACTTTTATCGAAAAGTTTTCAGCCGGAGTTCCGACCTAAGGAAGAATTGGGGATCGCCTTCAAACGAGAACTTCATCCCGATCTGGGAAGAATCGTTTATATCGTGGCTTCGAAGGAGTTCCCACAAAATCAGGAATTTTGGTCGATTTCCTCGAAAGGGAAAATGGATTCCCTATACTACATTTCGACAAGAGACATAGAAGAGACAAAACAGGCGCTCGCCCGAGAAATCATCGTCGTTCCGGAGTTGCATTCGATCCAACCGGGGGACGTTTTGTATTCTTCCCCGCAAAAAGAATATAGGTCGGAACTACAGCCCATTCGAAAACAGTTTCAAATTCTTCTCGAACCCGAAGCGGACGAACACAGAGACGCGCTTTGGAATTCTCTTCAACAACTGACCTGGTTGGATGAGGGTTTGGAGATCAAGATTCTCCCGGAAACGGGACAGATTCAACTTTCCGGACTCGGAGAACTTCACTTGGAAGTTTCTCTTTCTCGTTTGAAAGAATTCTATTCTTATAAAGTCAACGTGAGCGGGATAAAAGTTGCAAGGTTTGAGCTTTGGAAAAAAATGGTCATACAGGGTGAATTTCAGCATACCGCGTTTGATCAAAAAATCTCAAGCGGACTGGTGCAGGCCTCTTTGGTTAGCTCTAACAGCTTCTCCAAGGATGTGCGCTTTGAAACTAAGATTACTGAAACACTAGAAGAAGCCATTACATCAGCTTTTTATGAAGTAGTGGCAAAGGGATTCAAGGGAGAAGAAATTCTCGGCTTGGATTTGATCGTTCATCGATACGATCCACCGGATCTATCAAACGAGACTTCTTCACTTGTAAAAGTAGCCGTCATCAAAGGCTTAAAAGACATAATTCGGAATCATACGGAACTGATTGGTCCGGTTTCTCTATTAGAGATTTTGATACCAGATACATCGATGGGCGATGTGCTTGGTGTTCTTTCCAAGAGAAACGCAAAGATTCAGAACGTTGTGTCGGTCGGTGACGGCAAGTCGCTTGTGCACGCAAAGGCTTCTACGGAAAACTTGCTTGGCTTTGCAAGCGTTCTTAGAAATATGACACAGGGAAGGGGTGTTCTGTCTCTAGACTCCCTTTTTGACTCTGAACACTATTACGTAATTACATTAGTCGATTCCCGTTAG
- the rpsL gene encoding 30S ribosomal protein S12, producing MPTISQLIRHGRQKQKKRTKSPALKSSPQRRGVCTRVMTFTPKKPNSALRKVARVRLTTGIEVTAYIPGEGHNLQEHNVVLIRGGRVKDLPGVRYHIIRGTLDTLGVDKRRNGRSKYGAKRPKA from the coding sequence ATGCCAACAATCAGTCAATTGATTCGCCACGGCAGGCAAAAGCAGAAGAAGAGAACTAAATCTCCTGCATTAAAGAGCTCTCCTCAGAGAAGAGGAGTTTGTACAAGAGTAATGACGTTTACTCCGAAAAAACCGAACTCGGCTTTAAGAAAAGTCGCAAGGGTTCGCTTAACAACCGGAATCGAAGTTACGGCATACATTCCCGGTGAGGGACATAATCTTCAGGAACACAACGTGGTTCTGATTCGTGGTGGAAGGGTAAAAGATCTTCCAGGGGTTCGTTATCATATCATTCGCGGAACCCTCGACACCTTGGGTGTGGATAAGAGAAGAAACGGTCGCTCCAAATACGGCGCGAAACGTCCTAAGGCTTAA